From the Brachyhypopomus gauderio isolate BG-103 chromosome 5, BGAUD_0.2, whole genome shotgun sequence genome, one window contains:
- the samm50l gene encoding sorting and assembly machinery component 50 homolog B isoform X3 gives MVEAEQEIKREILENKDIVVQNVNIQGLRRTKEDYLGYEMSDVFNAKTLIDVINKSHEARQRLLQLGIFQQVEVLIDVSEGEDAFPNGLDVTFEVTELKRVTGTYNTMVNNNEGSMVLGVKVPNMFGRGERLAFQFSYGTKETSYVLAFFKPQSGCFERNFILNLYKGTRQFPWSSMKKTDRGVSAEVHFPVWMMDHTLKWEAVWRALGCLVHGASFTVREESGHTLKSALSHTMVLDTRNCPLLPSKGSLLQISQELAGFTGGDASFLKEDFELQMSRPFLWDFVFSASLRAGMIFPIGGRPISITDRFYLGGPTTVRGFGMCRIGPQSEGGGVSAHLLRLAECIRWSYGAGLTLHLGNIARLELNYCIPMGVQRGDRICDGMQFGAGIRFL, from the exons ATGGTGGAGGCGGAGCAGGAAATTAAGAGAGAGATTCTAGAAAATAAAGAC ATTGTTGTACAGAACGTGAATATCCAAGGCTTAAGAAGAACTAAAGAGGATTACTTGGGCTATGAGATGTCAGATGTCTTCAATGCCAAAACCTtaattgat GTGATTAATAAATCCCATGAGGCCAGGCAGAGGCTGCTTCAGCTGGGCATATTCCAACAGGTGGAGGTACTAATTGACGTCTCagaag GAGAGGATGCGTTCCCCAATGGCCTGGATGTGACGTTTGAGGTGACCGAGCTGAAGAGAGTGACTGGCACTTATAACACCATGGTTAACAACAACGAGGGTAGTATG GTCCTTGGTGTTAAGGTGCCTAACATGTTTGGTCGTGGAGAGAGGCTCGCCTTCCAGTTCTCATACGGGACCAAGGAGACCTCCTACGTCTTGGCTTTCTTTAAGCCTCAGTCAGGATGCTTTGAACGCAA TTTCATATTAAACCTGTACAAAGGAACCAGACAGTTTCCATGGAGCTCAATGAAGAAGACTGACAGAGGGGTTTCCGCAGAGGTCCAT TTCCCTGTGTGGATGATGGATCACACTCTGAAGTGGGAGGCAGTGTGGCGGGCGCTGGGCTGTCTAGTGCACGGTGCCTCCTTTACTGTTCGTGAGGAAAGTGGTCACACTCTCAAAAGTGCCCTGtcg CATACCATGGTGCTAGACACCAGGAACTGCCCACTCCTTCCTAGCAAAGGATCCTTACTGCAGATCAGCCAG GAGTTAGCGGGTTTCACGGGTGGAGACGCTAGCTTTCTGAAGGAGGACTTTGAGCTGCAGATGAGCAGACCCTTCCTCTGGGATTTT GTGTTTTCTGCATCTCTCAGGGCAGGAATGATATTTCCCATTGGTGGTCGACCAATCTCCATTACTGATAG GTTCTACCTGGGTGGACCAACCACTGTGAGAGGATTTGGGATGTGTCGTATTGGTCCTCAGAGTGAAG GGGGCGGCGTGAGTGCACACCTGCTCAGACTAGCGGAGTGTATCCGCTGGTCCTATGGAGCTGGGCTCACACTTCATCTGGGGAACATCGCAAGACTAGAACTCAACTACTGCATCCCCATGGGTGTGCAGCGTGGGGACAG GATATGTGATGGAATGCAGTTTGGAGCTGGGATCCGGTTCTTGTGA
- the samm50l gene encoding sorting and assembly machinery component 50 homolog B isoform X1, translated as MVEAEQEIKREILENKDIVVQNVNIQGLRRTKEDYLGYEMSDVFNAKTLIDVINKSHEARQRLLQLGIFQQVEVLIDVSEGEDAFPNGLDVTFEVTELKRVTGTYNTMVNNNEGSMVLGVKVPNMFGRGERLAFQFSYGTKETSYVLAFFKPQSGCFERNFILNLYKGTRQFPWSSMKKTDRGVSAEVHFPVWMMDHTLKWEAVWRALGCLVHGASFTVREESGHTLKSALSHTMVLDTRNCPLLPSKGSLLQISQELAGFTGGDASFLKEDFELQMSRPFLWDFVFSASLRAGMIFPIGGRPISITDRFYLGGPTTVRGFGMCRIGPQSEGDYLGGDAYWAGGLHLYTPLPLPFRSTWGTHFRTHFFLNAGNLCNLNYGGGVSAHLLRLAECIRWSYGAGLTLHLGNIARLELNYCIPMGVQRGDRICDGMQFGAGIRFL; from the exons ATGGTGGAGGCGGAGCAGGAAATTAAGAGAGAGATTCTAGAAAATAAAGAC ATTGTTGTACAGAACGTGAATATCCAAGGCTTAAGAAGAACTAAAGAGGATTACTTGGGCTATGAGATGTCAGATGTCTTCAATGCCAAAACCTtaattgat GTGATTAATAAATCCCATGAGGCCAGGCAGAGGCTGCTTCAGCTGGGCATATTCCAACAGGTGGAGGTACTAATTGACGTCTCagaag GAGAGGATGCGTTCCCCAATGGCCTGGATGTGACGTTTGAGGTGACCGAGCTGAAGAGAGTGACTGGCACTTATAACACCATGGTTAACAACAACGAGGGTAGTATG GTCCTTGGTGTTAAGGTGCCTAACATGTTTGGTCGTGGAGAGAGGCTCGCCTTCCAGTTCTCATACGGGACCAAGGAGACCTCCTACGTCTTGGCTTTCTTTAAGCCTCAGTCAGGATGCTTTGAACGCAA TTTCATATTAAACCTGTACAAAGGAACCAGACAGTTTCCATGGAGCTCAATGAAGAAGACTGACAGAGGGGTTTCCGCAGAGGTCCAT TTCCCTGTGTGGATGATGGATCACACTCTGAAGTGGGAGGCAGTGTGGCGGGCGCTGGGCTGTCTAGTGCACGGTGCCTCCTTTACTGTTCGTGAGGAAAGTGGTCACACTCTCAAAAGTGCCCTGtcg CATACCATGGTGCTAGACACCAGGAACTGCCCACTCCTTCCTAGCAAAGGATCCTTACTGCAGATCAGCCAG GAGTTAGCGGGTTTCACGGGTGGAGACGCTAGCTTTCTGAAGGAGGACTTTGAGCTGCAGATGAGCAGACCCTTCCTCTGGGATTTT GTGTTTTCTGCATCTCTCAGGGCAGGAATGATATTTCCCATTGGTGGTCGACCAATCTCCATTACTGATAG GTTCTACCTGGGTGGACCAACCACTGTGAGAGGATTTGGGATGTGTCGTATTGGTCCTCAGAGTGAAG GTGACTACCTAGGTGGAGATGCATACTGGGCTGGAGGGCTTCACCTGTATacacctcttcctcttccatTCCGCTCCACCTGGGGAACACACTTCAGAACACACTTCTTCCTTAATGCTGGGAACCTTTGCAACCTTAACTATG GGGGCGGCGTGAGTGCACACCTGCTCAGACTAGCGGAGTGTATCCGCTGGTCCTATGGAGCTGGGCTCACACTTCATCTGGGGAACATCGCAAGACTAGAACTCAACTACTGCATCCCCATGGGTGTGCAGCGTGGGGACAG GATATGTGATGGAATGCAGTTTGGAGCTGGGATCCGGTTCTTGTGA
- the aldh1l2 gene encoding mitochondrial 10-formyltetrahydrofolate dehydrogenase — MLWTANTIIRKFSTSHANYQNKLRLALIGQSLFGQEVYTSLRKQGHKVVGVFTVPDKDGKPDPLAAVAERDGTPVFKFPRWRVKGQAIGEVLEAYRAVGAELNVMPFCSQFIPMSVIEHPKHGSIIYHPSLLPKHRGASAINWTLIEGDKKAGFSVFWADDGLDTGPILLQKECEVEPNDTVDTLYNRFLFPEGIKAMVEAVQLIADGKAPRTPQPEEGASYEGIQKKSNARVNLAQPAEAVHNWIRGHDKVPGAWALIEGQPVTLYGSSMLNGPVPVGQPLEVEGASQPGLITSSGLVLFGSDGKALQVRSLQFEDGKMIPAAKYFSSGDTTSIELTEEEKMMAEEIREIWKGILSNVHVIEDTTDFFKSGAASMDVVRLVEEIKHRCSEVQLQNEDVYMATTFRDFVQMFVRRLRGEDQEEELVVSYATKDINNMTLKMPYQCFIDGRFEDAENGKVYDTVNPTDGSVICKVSYASVADVDRAVAAAKHAFEDGPWGKMNPRDRGRLLYRLADLMEEHQEELATIEAMDSGAVYTLALKTHVGMSIQTFRYFAGWCDKIHGTTIPINQARPNRNLTFTKKEPLGVCAIVIPWNYPLMMLAWKSAACLAAGNTLVLKPAQVTPLTALKFAELTVKAGIPKGVINILPGSGGLVGQRLSDHPDIRKLGFTGSTPIGKQIMKSCAVSNLKKVSLELGGKSPLIIFRDCDLDKAVRMGMSSVYFNKGENCIAAGRLFVEESIHDEFIRRVVKEIKNMKIGDPLDRSTDHGPQNHKAHLDKLVEYCEIGVKEGATLVYGGKQVDRPGFFMEPTVFTDVEDHMFIAKEESFGPVMVVSKFEDGDVEGVLQRANNTEFGLASGVFTRDINKAMYVSERLEAGTVFVNTYNKTDVAAPFGGFKQSGFGKDLGEEALHEYLRTKAVTVEY, encoded by the exons ATGTTGTGGACGGCTAACACGATCATTAGGAAATTTTCTACAAGCCAC GCCAACTACCAAAATAAGCTGAGGCTGGCCCTGATTGGCCAGAGCCTGTTTGGACAGGAAGTGTACACAAGCCTCCGGAAGCAGGGACACAAGGTGGTGGGTGTGTTCACTGTTCCAGATAAGGATGGCAAACCAGACCCGCTGG CTGCGGTGGCGGAGAGGGACGGCACGCCTGTCTTCAAGTTCCCCCGCTGGCGTGTGAAGGGCCAGGCCATCGGCGAGGTGCTGGAGGCCTACAGGGCGGTGGGCGCCGAGCTCAACGTCATGCCCTTCTGCTCACAGTTCATCCCCATGTCAGTGATCGAGCACCCCAAACACGGCTCCATCATCTACCACCCCTCCCTTCTCCCCAAGCACAGGGGGGCGTCTGCTATCAACTG GACCCTGATCGAGGGAGACAAGAAGGCCGGCTTCTCCGTGTTCTGGGCTGACGATGGTTTGGACACGGGCCCCATCCTGCTGCAGAAGGAGTGTGAGGTGGAGCCCAACGACACCGTGGACACGCTGTACAACCGGTTCCTCTTCCCAGAGGGCATCAAAGCCATG GTGGAGGCAGTGCAGCTCATAGCTGATGGGAAAGCGCCCAGAACACCCCAGCCAGAGGAGGGCGCCAGCTATGAGGGCATACAGAAGAAATCCAATGCcagg GTGAACCTGGCTCAGCCCGCTGAAGCCGTCCACAACTGGATCCGTGGCCATGACAAGGTTCCAGGAGCGTGGGCTCTCATCGAAGGCCAG ccCGTGACCCTGTATGGCTCGTCCATGCTGAATGGCCCGGTTCCTGTAGGTCAGCCCCTGGAGGTTGAGGGTGCTTCACAGCCTGGACTCATCACCAGCTCAGGACTCGTGCTTTTCGGCTCCGATGGCAAAGCA CTCCAGGTGAGGAGTCTGCAATTTGAAGATGGAAAGATGATTCCAGCTGCCAAATATTTCTCATCAGGAGATACCACCAGTATAGAGCTCACGGAGGAAGAGAAGATGATGGCTGAGGAGatccgg GAGATCTGGAAGGGGATTTTGAGTAATGTGCATGTAATTGAAGACACAACTGATTTCTTTAAGTCTGGGGCTGCATCTATGGATGTCGTCAG GCTGGTGGAGGAGATCAAGCACAGGTGTAGCGAGGTGCAGCTGCAAAACGAGGACGTGTACATGGCCACCACCTTCCGGGACTTCGTTCAGATGTTCGTGCGGCGCTTGAGAGGGGAGgaccaggaggaggagctggtcgTCAGTTAT GCAACAAAAGATATCAATAACATGACCCTGAAGATGCCTTACCAGTGCTTCATCGATGGGCGATTTGAGGATGCAGAAAACGGAAAGGTGTATGACACCGTCAACCCCACTGACGGCTCT GTGATCTGTAAGGTGTCATACGCCTCTGTGGCTGACGTTGACAGAGCAGTGGCTGCAGCCAAACATGCCTTCGAGGACGGCCCCTGGGGCAAGATGAACCCCCGTGACCGGGGCAGGCTGCTCTACAG acTGGCAGACCTCATGGAGGAGCATCAAGAAGAACTGGCTACCATTGAGGCTATGGACTCCGGCGCTGTGTACACGCTGGCTCTGAAGACACACGTGGGCATGTCCATTCAGACCTTCAGATACTTCGCAGGCTGGTGTGACAAaattcat GGAACAACCATACCCATCAACCAGGCCCGACCCAACCGCAACCTCACCTTCACCAAGAAAGAACCTCTGGG AGTGTGTGCGATTGTGATCCCATGGAACTATCCTCTGATGATGTTGGCCTGGAAGAGTGCAGCTTGCCTTGCAGCTGGAAACACACTCGTCCTAAAACCCGCTCAg GTGACCCCTCTGACAGCCCTAAAGTTTGCGGAGCTGACGGTGAAAGCAGGCATTCCTAAAGGCGTGATCAATATCCTACCTGGATCAG GTGGTCTGGTAGGTCAGAGGTTGTCTGATCACCCTGACATCCGTAAGTTGGGCTTCACTGGATCCACCCCCATTGGCAAACAGATCATGAAAAG CTGTGCAGTCAGTAACTTGAAGAAGGTCTCTCTTGAGCTGGGAGGCAAATCCCCCCTCATCATCTTCAGAGACTGTGACCTGGACAAGGCTGTgaggatg ggtatgagttctgtttactttaacaaAGGAGAGAATTGCATAGCTGCTGGCAGGCTGTTTGTGGAAGAGTCTATTCATGATGAATTCATCAGACGTGTG GTGAAAGAGATCAAGAACATGAAAATTGGAGATCCTCTGGATCGCTCCACAGACCACGGCCCCCAGAACCACAAGGCCCACCTGGACAAGTTGGTGGAGTACTGTGAGATTGGGGTGAAGGAAGGTGCCACTCTGGTCTATGGAGGAAAGCAGGTGGATCGACCTG GATTTTTCATGGAACCAACAGTGTTCACAGACGTGGAGGACCACATGTTTATCGCTAAAGAGGAGTCGTTTGGCCCGGTCATGGTGGTGTCCAAGTTTGAAGACGG CGACGTGGAGGGAGTGCTCCAACGAGCGAACAACACCGAGTTCGGCCTGGCGTCCGGGGTGTTCACGCGGGACATCAACAAGGCCATGTACGTCAGCGAGAGGCTGGAGGCGGGGACCGTGTTCGTCAACACCTACAACAAGACAGACGTGGCCGCGCCCTTTGGTGGATTCAAGCAGTCTGGCTTCGGGAAGGACCTCG GCGAGGAAGCGCTTCATGAGTATCTCCGGACCAAAGCTGTGACGGTGGAGTACTGA
- the samm50l gene encoding sorting and assembly machinery component 50 homolog B isoform X2, with protein sequence MVEAEQEIKREILENKDIVVQNVNIQGLRRTKEDYLGYEMSDVFNAKTLIDVINKSHEARQRLLQLGIFQQVEVLIDVSEGEDAFPNGLDVTFEVTELKRVTGTYNTMVNNNEGSMVLGVKVPNMFGRGERLAFQFSYGTKETSYVLAFFKPQSGCFERNFILNLYKGTRQFPWSSMKKTDRGVSAEVHFPVWMMDHTLKWEAVWRALGCLVHGASFTVREESGHTLKSALSHTMVLDTRNCPLLPSKGSLLQISQELAGFTGGDASFLKEDFELQMSRPFLWDFVFSASLRAGMIFPIGGRPISITDRFYLGGPTTVRGFGMCRIGPQSEGGDAYWAGGLHLYTPLPLPFRSTWGTHFRTHFFLNAGNLCNLNYGGGVSAHLLRLAECIRWSYGAGLTLHLGNIARLELNYCIPMGVQRGDRICDGMQFGAGIRFL encoded by the exons ATGGTGGAGGCGGAGCAGGAAATTAAGAGAGAGATTCTAGAAAATAAAGAC ATTGTTGTACAGAACGTGAATATCCAAGGCTTAAGAAGAACTAAAGAGGATTACTTGGGCTATGAGATGTCAGATGTCTTCAATGCCAAAACCTtaattgat GTGATTAATAAATCCCATGAGGCCAGGCAGAGGCTGCTTCAGCTGGGCATATTCCAACAGGTGGAGGTACTAATTGACGTCTCagaag GAGAGGATGCGTTCCCCAATGGCCTGGATGTGACGTTTGAGGTGACCGAGCTGAAGAGAGTGACTGGCACTTATAACACCATGGTTAACAACAACGAGGGTAGTATG GTCCTTGGTGTTAAGGTGCCTAACATGTTTGGTCGTGGAGAGAGGCTCGCCTTCCAGTTCTCATACGGGACCAAGGAGACCTCCTACGTCTTGGCTTTCTTTAAGCCTCAGTCAGGATGCTTTGAACGCAA TTTCATATTAAACCTGTACAAAGGAACCAGACAGTTTCCATGGAGCTCAATGAAGAAGACTGACAGAGGGGTTTCCGCAGAGGTCCAT TTCCCTGTGTGGATGATGGATCACACTCTGAAGTGGGAGGCAGTGTGGCGGGCGCTGGGCTGTCTAGTGCACGGTGCCTCCTTTACTGTTCGTGAGGAAAGTGGTCACACTCTCAAAAGTGCCCTGtcg CATACCATGGTGCTAGACACCAGGAACTGCCCACTCCTTCCTAGCAAAGGATCCTTACTGCAGATCAGCCAG GAGTTAGCGGGTTTCACGGGTGGAGACGCTAGCTTTCTGAAGGAGGACTTTGAGCTGCAGATGAGCAGACCCTTCCTCTGGGATTTT GTGTTTTCTGCATCTCTCAGGGCAGGAATGATATTTCCCATTGGTGGTCGACCAATCTCCATTACTGATAG GTTCTACCTGGGTGGACCAACCACTGTGAGAGGATTTGGGATGTGTCGTATTGGTCCTCAGAGTGAAG GTGGAGATGCATACTGGGCTGGAGGGCTTCACCTGTATacacctcttcctcttccatTCCGCTCCACCTGGGGAACACACTTCAGAACACACTTCTTCCTTAATGCTGGGAACCTTTGCAACCTTAACTATG GGGGCGGCGTGAGTGCACACCTGCTCAGACTAGCGGAGTGTATCCGCTGGTCCTATGGAGCTGGGCTCACACTTCATCTGGGGAACATCGCAAGACTAGAACTCAACTACTGCATCCCCATGGGTGTGCAGCGTGGGGACAG GATATGTGATGGAATGCAGTTTGGAGCTGGGATCCGGTTCTTGTGA